Genomic segment of Malus domestica chromosome 15, GDT2T_hap1:
acctaatttgAGCAATGAtctcttaactaaaaattcatgactattggtccctcaacttatcaaacgtgcaactatagtcattttcgtcaattcagtcacaattttgtcaaaatcagTCATGTTGGAAGGacaattgctacaattaggttaaagttgagggattatTGCTCCAAATGGGTTAAAGttaattgagggaccattttTGCAATTGAGTTAAAGTGGGGGACCATTGTTACCATTTTTctcattttgtttttcatatttgccccttgattCAACATCACGTGTATGAcacatgactcattttgatggaagttctaacggagttaatgaaaataacaatagctgcacgttttgaagAGTTAAAGGACCAATGGTTATGAATTTTAGTTGAGTGATCATTActccaattaggttaaagttgagtgATCATTACTATAATTTTCTCTTAAAGGAAATGTATGTATTTTgtctcttaatttattttttaataagttttaatttatttaattgtgatACATATGTATGTTAAAATTGCGGCTTATgtgaaattttgagtttgtgtgttattgaaatatatgtatgtgtaaTAATCTCAAGCTTAGAAATAACTAAAAAATCCCCCAAATTTAAGATCCGACAATATTATTCTCCAAAATGGTCATAGGACTAAGCAATATATCTTAGACTTATTTTTAGTTACGCCTCCTAGAACTTGATTTTAATCTTAATTTGCTCCTTATAACTCAAAAGTCACTACTCTATCCCCTGAAACTTAAACTTCGCTTCACTTTGCCCTAGAACTCGATTTTGATCACATTTTTCCCCCTGAAACTTGAAATTCGTTtctataaaactcaaatttgctCCACATTGCTTTAGATCTGTTCATTTCTTATGTGGTTTGATTCGAGTGCGCCAGGCTaatcaattcttttttttttcttcatctacCTGTTATTTTACAGGTACGGTGTGTGAAGTTACCAGTTTATAGAATGATAAAGAAGAGAAGATATATACCTAATATGTTCGTATATATATAGATCCATACTaaaccatatttcttattcgAGTAATGTTTCATTTCGTTGATTGGAGTTTTAGTGTCAATAATGATCTTTCTTTAACGCTTAGTTGTGTACGTTGGTTTTGTTGTACTTATTGGGTTTGTGTAActcatgatgccacacctttgTCTTTTTCAGGAAACAAGTAGATTCAAGGGGACGGGGAAGATTATGAACTTCGTATAATAAACTCGAAAAAAAACCTTATACCCTTTGGAGAGTTTGTTGGACATGTGTGTAGATGCAGTAGCATCTCCGCAATCTAACGGTTATTGAATTGTCTAGTTCAGCCGGTTCGAGAGTGCACTAGTATGTGTTTAGTATTTGCAGTGAACGTGGCTAAGTTTCAATCATTAAAAATTCGGATGTGTCCTCCTAATGCTTTTCGAGTGCATACTagatatttgttttttaatatcTACGTCATGCACTTGGGGAACCTTAGGGAGATGATGCGGATTTTTTTTATGATCGAAAATAATCACATGAATCACAAACCGCAACACAGCACGTACACTTTTGAATGGGATATAATCATTACCAGAGGCATAAGGAGACAGTCAAGCGTATATCCAATTGTTATAATGactaaattatttgaaaatagGTACAATGGATAAAGAGTGGATTAAGTTGCACGATAGAAGTTGTGACCAATATTTAGATGAGATGGACAAATTTATTCAATTTGCATGCAACCATGTTGGTGCTCAGAATTGTATCAGGTGTTCgtatgtgaaatgtggcatctATGTTTGGATGACACTAGATGAAGTCCTATATCATTTATATGACTGGGTTGGTATTATACTCCAATTGGACGTATCATGGAGAATCGCCCATTATAGCGTCAACGTCTTTCGGCAGTGGAACACTTCAGCATGAACACCCTTCATATGGCAGTGTTGATGATGGCCAAGTGTTGGACATATTGAACGATGCTTTCCCTAATGCTTCACTCAGTATAGTCGAAGAGCCATCCACAGGTCCTGAGAAGTACGATAAATTGTTGAAATAAGATCAACGAGAATTGTACCCTGATTATCAAGGTTTTTTTTCCGTCCTAACAGTCGTTATACAGTTGATGCACATGAAAATATAGTGTAATATGATTAATCCATACTAAATCAAATGCATTACATGTAAATCATTCTAGCTCGAAAAAAGTGTTGAAAGATCTTGGTTAGGATATAACAATGCACAAACTATTGTGTATTGGAAAGGTATGCTACTTGGGTCACCGAAGATGGCTCCCTTGGGATCACGAGTGGTGTAGCAACCCTAAAGCATTTGATGGGATAACAGAGTTTGCTTAAACCAAGAAAATTGTCCGGAGATGAGCTACTGTCCAAGTTGAATACTTTCATTTTGGGAAGGGATCGAGACCAATGGAATAACTGAATTGGACGAAAAAGAGTATATTCTTTGACTTGGAATACTGGTTGAAACGTTGTTAATCCCATGCATATTGAGAACACGGTTTGCTGCAGTGTAGTGGGAACGACTTTGCCTATCGAGGGAAAATCGAAAGATTCATACTGGCATGTAAGAAATAGGGATAAGGTCCAAACTGTGGCCTACATTAGTGAATGGTAAATACAAGAAATGACACACCAATTATATTTTCAAGCCGAATGACAAGAAGAGATTCTTGAAGTGGCTTTGCAAGGTGAAATTTCCAGATGCGTATGCTAGCAATATATCAGGGCACGTTAAAATAGAAACTGGGACATTGACGGTTTTGAAGAGTTATGACTATCATGTGTTACTGCAGCAGCTCATTCCGATTGGTATTCGGCCATACTAAGACCAAGAGTGTCACCACAATTCAAATAGATGCACTATCTATTGACCTGGGGCCGCTACCACCAATGTCTACTTGTCAAGCTCTAGAATACAAATGACTAATTTGTGTCCTGTCAAGTTTTTTGTTACGTACACAATGGCCTACTTCAGTCTACTGGAGTATCATCCTGAAGCCAGAAAAGTAGTTTTGGAAGAAAGAGATCCCTAATGTGGTTAATGGTTTGAAGATGGTGAACTAATTAAGAGAGGTGACGGGTTTAGTTCGGTTGGCGCAGTTGTGCTGTCCAGTCAGACGTACTTACAAGTTAACTTAATTTGGATTTGTACATACAAGGCATATATTAGATTAGAAATCAAATCAAGTGAAAACAAGGCAAATAGAGAATTTTGATTCAACTACGCTGCGGTGGCAACTGGAAAAAAATGCCGCCGAAAAGCTTTGGTAGATGGACGACCAAGCATGAAAAGAGCTGCGGAAAAGTACCAGAAGCCAAGCACACAAGCAGCGATGGCGAATCCTGGAGAATGACCTGATACTGCATATGTGCCGGTAATAAGTGCAGTCACCGTGAAAATCAAGGCGGTCATGGTAGAAGATAACGCCCAAACAATCGCGTCCGGCCTAGACAAATAAAAGTGCATCAAGACAGAACAAGTGGACATAAACAAGGCCAGTGCATCCATTACAACAAAAGCTTGGTAAGCTGTTTGTCTCGTTAGAACTGCACAATCTTGGCTTGGTGGTCCTTTTTCACTTTGGTAACAAACACCGGGCATGACGAAACCTGCTGCGAAGGTTGCGGTTGCAATCAGTGTAGCCATTACTAGATGGGCTTCTTTGACTTGCTTCAATATTACATCTGTGTCTTTGCCACATTCGAATAGATTGAATGTTGTACTTCTGCTACCACCTTTGTTTTCTTCGAATTGctcaatttcaatttttctaAAAGGATAGAATTTTTGGCATACAGTGTCTTCACCGCATAAAATTCGATGACAACCTGGTCTAGCCCCATTCCTTCCCAAAATGCATCCATTGGCACTCTGCAACACAAAGAAGAAAGATGCCTAATTTTCAGTTTGACCACATACATAAGGAAAATCCTTGCAGACAAATAAGATCTCAGCATGTTTGCATAAACGTTTCTTTTTGTAGTTTTAATGAGATAGTTGGATATATGTGCCGAATTGTGACCAATAGTTAAGGATAAGTGACTCTTACATGTAATTGCAAGTGCAACAACCATACCTTGAGTGTTGGTGGCAGAGTTTCATCAGCCAGAACAATGTCTAAAGCATTTAGGTTTGCCTTGTTGAATGCCATCTTATCAACTCTACCATCACATAAAAAACGATCAGATGCGCATAGCGGAGAAAGAGCGAGTAGATGGAGCGGTGTGTTCCCATTAGCATCCTTTCCATTTAACAAGGTGTTGCTAACCCATGGATCCTTCAGAACAAAATCCTGTACAATTGGACTTTGACACCACTTAACGGCGTAGTGAAGAACATTCCGGCCTTTGTAGTCGACCAGTTCACAACAATCGGGGCAATGCAAAACAAGCTCTCTCATTACACCTTCATGTCCTTCAAAGGCTGCAATGTGGAGGGGTGTCTGCTTGTACTCTTTGTCGCCAATGTACGCAGCCGATCTATCGGATTCTAGCAGTTGTTTCGCAATGGAAGGGTGACCGAAGAGTGCAGCGAAGTGAAGAGGCGTCCATCCTTGGCCATCTACCGCTTTGGTGAGAGCCATTTTTGCAGTGTACTTTAGTAATTCTCTCGTCATTTCTAAAGCAAAAAAGAatacaaataacaaaataagaTAAATAAAACAGAGGTCTTTTTACATATAACATTACAGTTTAGAAAAAACTACTTAGGTACTTGAACAGAGAAAACTTATACTAACTTTGCAATGAGAGATCGGGCGTCAGCGCCGACATAATTTCATAGTTAAGAATCAATTAGAGCACAACATGTGAATAAAGTTTTTTCTCGAATTGAGCATGACATGTTAATAATGCTTTTTTTTCGTCCGAATAAAGTTCTTTTCTTGGATTTCGTCCGAATATGTATAACTAATAACTAACTAATTGTAATTAGCATGTCACATTGAGTAAAAATGGATCCTAATCGATCTCAAGCTtgagaa
This window contains:
- the LOC103400999 gene encoding ankyrin repeat-containing protein At5g02620-like, encoding MDVSNQITIQEEAAGSSFMDLGVYNAAKAGEVDVLWKHRDHLDRMLTPTKNTILHVYIACSTLTETDSEEALLLVMKSANVVEKIVEMCPPLLFQPNDGGDTALHVAARHGCTRVVQVLLKQAAKRDCGPVGKLMGATNKVKDTALHEAVRFNHRGVVEVLTREDPEVLYSANVDGDTPLYLAAERGYRDLVFEMLGTCKCLAYGGRNGRTALHAAVICNDEEMTRELLKYTAKMALTKAVDGQGWTPLHFAALFGHPSIAKQLLESDRSAAYIGDKEYKQTPLHIAAFEGHEGVMRELVLHCPDCCELVDYKGRNVLHYAVKWCQSPIVQDFVLKDPWVSNTLLNGKDANGNTPLHLLALSPLCASDRFLCDGRVDKMAFNKANLNALDIVLADETLPPTLKSANGCILGRNGARPGCHRILCGEDTVCQKFYPFRKIEIEQFEENKGGSRSTTFNLFECGKDTDVILKQVKEAHLVMATLIATATFAAGFVMPGVCYQSEKGPPSQDCAVLTRQTAYQAFVVMDALALFMSTCSVLMHFYLSRPDAIVWALSSTMTALIFTVTALITGTYAVSGHSPGFAIAACVLGFWYFSAALFMLGRPSTKAFRRHFFPVATAA